The DNA sequence ACCGCTTAGGGATTTCCTTGGTAGCAGTGAAAGTCTGAGTTTTTTACCGGTTGCCGGGAAGGCCCGCCCCCTTACTGCTTGGTGGTAGCGGGATATTTTACCGCTAGGCCGCTGATAATGGCTTGACCGGCCATTTTGAGCGGAAGGGGGAGCTCCGTTGACAGCGCTTTTTCCTCCTCCTGTTTCAGGGGCCTTCCCGCCAACTCTTGGGAGATAGACTCACACCAGACCTTGAAGGCTTCCAGGTCCTGAACCTGTCCCTGTTCCCAGGCGTCGCTCAAACTGAGAGCCGCCTCCAAGAAGCCGGCGTAGCGCGGCTGCAAGATAACGGCCTCCCAGGCCTGCAAGATTTGTGGACGCGCTTGAGGTGGCAGGGAAGCTGTTATGACATCGTAGATATCCAGCCGCCGTTCCTGCAGCCTCTGCCAGATCGGTCGGCGGGCGCCCAGACCGTTCTGTTTCCCCACGGCCTCCCGGACTCCCTGATAAACGGCCCTGCCGATCAGTTCTCCCAGCTTGGAATGCCCTCCGGCGTTATCCAAGGTTTTGCCCTGTCCTCCTACCACAATACTATTATCGGTGCCAGTGCCCGTCGCCTGATAGGTCAGGGGTTGTTCGGTGCTTCGAATATCCAGGTCCTGCAGTGCCGCGGTCTTGGCCTCAGTAACCGCGATCAGAGCCCGGCTCATGGCCCGGGGAGACAATCGATAATTGCTTAAGACAATAATATTGATGGTTCCGGGTTCGTAGTAACGGCCCTCATCTTGGGAGAGGCGCAGGGCGTTGCTCTCCACCCCGGCAGTTACGAGGGCGTAAAGCTTGAGGTCCTTGAAGTCAGCCTTCTGAACCGAGAGATTCCCCATGTCAGCGCCGGTAAACAGGAAGGATGTTTTGCCCTCGGTTTTTTTCAGAACATTGTACACCAGACGACGGTCTTTCTCCAGACCCAGATAGTGGCTGATGGGCCAGCACGGGGGCGGGGTATAATGATTGCCTGCCGTCAGGATGCCGCTGCGGGGTCCTTCGAGGGTGGAGATGACCTGCACCGGTGTGGTGAAATCGATGACCAGGGATTTATGTTCAAAGTCCAGGATGCGGCTGGTGACGACCTCAGTCTGGCGGACATACGGCAGGTCCAGATGCAGAGGCTTACGGGCGAGTATTTCCTGTTTCAGGACGACCTTTCGGACATCGCTGAGTTCTTCAGGGTATAAAGAGGTCGCCAGCCAGGAGATAAAGTCTGCGGTACGGACTGAGGCCCGGCAGGTCAGTTCGCAGGGAAAGGTGAGCAGCCGGCCCTGGCGGACCCCCTCCACCTCCTGCCAGCCCGGCTGCTGCACCAACTGATGAAATCTCTTCCAGTCATGACCGCAGGCGAAAATGGCCTGAGGATTGAACTGCTGCCATTCCGAGAGGGTGACGGGAACTACGGGACCCTTTTTCCCCCAGGTAGGTGGGATGCCGCCAGCCAGCCGGATAAAATCATTCTGAAAAGAGTCATCCCCGGGTGTCAACATCTCCCGGTTACTCATGAGCCGTACTACCCGCAGTTTTTTCACAGGGGGTATTTGAGCGGTTTTCTTGCCGATGAGGTCCAGTTGTGCCTGGAGGTGGCGGCACAACTCTTCGGCCTTGGACTCCTGTTGAAACAGAGCCCCGAGTAGGCGCAGATGCGCAAAAATGTCCTGGACCGCCCGGGCCGACAGATTGATCACGGGAATCCCTGAATCCTTAAATCGCTGCTGCACCTCCTTCTGCAAATCGGCGACAAAGATACAATCCGGTCGGCATTGTTCGATGGCCTGAAGATTAGGGGAGAAAAAGCCGCCCACCACCGCGGGCTTCCCTGTCTGCGGGGGGACGTGGTCGTATATGGTAACGCCCTGCAATCTCTCCCCCAAACCTAACGCCAGCAGCATTTCGGTAACTCCAGGGACCAGGGAGACGATTCGCTGCGGTGGCTGAGTGATGGTCAGGGGACGGTTCCAGGCATCGGTGAGGTTGAGGGCGGCATTAGCTGAAGCTGTATGGAATAGTACCGCACTCAATAAGATCAGAGAGACACTAAGGTTGGACAAACCCTTGTGATAAAATTTTTTACCGGGCAATCGTTTTCCGTTCCGCACCATTCTCATGAATTAACCTCATTACCACCGGTGGAAATTTTCTACCAAACAGGCTCTGGCAAAACTCACCCTTTTCAATTTTGCCATTTCCCTGGTTCCCAGGCTCTTGCCTGTCATTCTTTGTTCCCAGGCTCCAGCGTGGGAACCAGATTCAAGCCATTATTTCCAGATGAGAACCGGTTAAAAAACAAACCGCAAACCGGTTACAAAATTGAAGCCTGGAGATGAGTAATTATACGTTTCCTGGTAATTTTGATCAAAAAGATTTCCAATCCGCGCCTGAAGCTGCATTTTTTTGGCATACCGCAGGTTCTCTGCAATATCATAGGTTGCGGCCAGATTAAAGAGGAGATAGCTCGGGTTAAAGACCCTGCCGGTATGGGTGACAAAAAAAGGATCGGTGATGTAATAAAAGTCATCCCGTTTGCCGACGTAGAGGCCATTCAGATTGACGTTAAAGGGTTTGTGGTCATAGTTGATGGTAAAGCTGACGGTATGTTTGGGGCGTCTTACCAACGGTTTGCCGACCTCGTAGTTGAGGCCCAGATCTTCGCCCCCGGTACTGAGCACCTGCGACAAAAGATAGGTGTAGGAGGCCGAGAGAGTTAAATAAGGTAAGGGTTTGGCCGTCAGGCTGGTTTCCAGCCCCCGGACGCGGGCGTCGCTGATATTGCCGTAAAAGGATGTGGCGGGCCAGGCCCGGGTGATGTAGGCGATCAGGTCGGTGAAGTGGTTTTCGAAATAAGTCAGTCCGAACTTCAGCCGGTCATTGAGGGCGTATTGGTCCACCCCCACCTCCCAGGAGGTGTTTTTTTCGGGTTTGAGGTTGGGATTGCCCACGGCAGTGGTGGATTGGTAATACTGTTCACTGAAGGTAGGCGCCTTAATGGCCCGCCCCCCGGCGGCCCGCAAGGTCGTATCGGTCTCGGTGATCCGAAAGGCGGCCGAGGCCCGCGGGCTGAACTCGGTCCCGTCAAAGGCGGTATTGTCTTCCAGACGCATACCGGCGGTAAGAAACAACCGCTCCCAGAAACTGATCTGTTCCTGAAAATAGAAATCGACGCTGCGGCGGTGGGCTCTGGTTTCCGAACTATAAGGCCAGACTCCGAAACTCTCATAGCTCTGTTTCAGGCGTTCCGTAAAGGCTGCCAAGCCGATAGTAGTAGTCGTTCCTATCCGATCACTAAAATTGAAACGCAGGTTGGAGCGATAATCCAGACTGGAACGGTCCTCAATGGGATGGAAAACCGAACCGCCGAAGATGTCCACGGGATCGAAGGCGTCATCATAGCTCCAATCCCGGTGGTAGGTAGACAGGGTCAGTTCGTTTTCCCACCAGGAATAGGGGGAATATTTGGTGGTAAGGCCAAATAAGAGGTCGGTCCGCGTCTGGTTCTGATTCGGGTCGGGTGCAGGATCTACCCGGTCACCATATTCGGTCGGATAGCCAAAGTAGGTGTCGATAAAAAGGGTAGAGAAGGTAAAAGAGAGTTTTTCCGTCGGGTCCAGGTCGAAGCGGCCATTTAGCACGTTGCTGCCGAAGCGGTTGTTGATCGGCAGGATGCCCTGATCGTCGATGCGGCTGAAACCGATGGAATAGCCAAACCGATCTTTGGCGCTCCCCATAAGACTGAAGCGATTTTCACTGATGAACTGTCCTTTTTCGCTATGGGCCCCCCAAGCCCCGGAGTAGGTGAAAGTTGGCGGCCCCACGCCCTTTTTAGTGATGAGATTCGTAACCCCGGTCATAGCGTCCGCCCCATAGAGCGAACTCATGGGACCCCGAACGACTTCGATCCGCTCCACATTGTCAACCGTCAGGTTGGCCCAGTCATAGGTGCCACCGGCATTATTGAGCCGGATGCCGTTGAGCAGGACTTGGCTCATATTGGAATTTCCACCCCGCATAAATAAAGAGGTGTTGCCGCCCTGGCTGCCGGTCTGGTTGACCACCACTCCCGGTACCGAGCGGAGCATTTCCTCCACCCGGGTTACCTGGCGCTTTTCTATCTCCGGCGCGGTGATTACCGTGGAGGAAACACTGGTTTTTTTCAACTGCTCCTCCGTACCGGTGGCCGTAATGATGATCTCATCCACCTTCTGGACATCCTCGGAAGTGGATGTGGATTGCCCTAAGGCTGCGACGTTCGTCGTTTCCTCCGGATTCACCCCCTCGCTGGACGCCGTTTCCTGGGCCAAGCCAATCCCCGGATGTAAAACCAAGCATATCAATAAAAACAGTATTCTCTTCATAGTTTTTCTCCCCCCCCCGAAACCATAATCGGTACAGTTTCAGCCGCAGAGCCGTACCGGTGGCCGCATGGGCTGCAGATGCTGCTGCTCCCATTGCGCTACCAAAAGGCTGACATGGCCGCAGCCTCGACTCGTTAAAAAATGCCAGGCGTCCTCCACCGTGAAATAGCCCTGGTAGTTCCCCACCAACTCAACTCGGTCGGCTTTGACCCCTGCCTGCTCGCACTGGTTCTTAAGATCGTAGGGCTCCGGAATTTCCTGCCCGCCGACGAGATACACAATCACCCCTGTCTTCATAGCTTTCCTCCTGTAGAATATTTCCCCAGAGTAATTTCTTTTGTCCCGCACCTTGATCCGCTCGCCTGCGAGAGGGAGGATAAATCAAGGGAGACACCTCCGGCAAAAGATAAAAGTGGTAATCCGTGCCACGCTGCTGCGTCAGGAAAGAGTAAGGCCTGCCCAAAAAATAATCCCTGAGTCCGTGTGGACCCAAGGATTGCACCCAGCTTAGCTTGTTCCTTAGGATTGACTGAAGAGTTTTACCTCAACTCGCTCAGCCTGGCCTGACCCAATCTGGCGTTGGGTAAAAGCACAAAGATTGCAGGCAGGTCTTCTGACTCCCGGATCATCCTCTTCCCTGCGCCTTCCCATCTTATTAGCCCAAGACAGTGGCACCTCGCAAGGTTTTGTCCCCGGTTACAGCGGCGGGACCGCGCCGGACTTCCACCGGCTTCCCTATTAAGCCCCATAATGGAGCACCTGAACCAACTAGGGCCATTTATAATAGAATAACATCCTTCCTGTCAAGCAAAAAATGGGGTATCGGCTTACGGCGTTAAGCCTGTTAGCATTTTTTTATTTTCCTAATAACCTAATTTAAGATACAGTAGAGAGTAAAGACTTACCGATATCCGAATTAATTCTGCATATTAAATTATTATTGCTATTAGGTGAGAGCAGGTTCAGCGGGTTCTTGTCCGTTGTCAGAGCACTCTGTCTTTAAGTTTTGGGTGGAGCAGGGAGGACCAGTTAGAGTCGCCTCGGGTTGTGAGTGGCAACTCCGCAGGCTGGTCTTGAAATTTCGGCTACCATCACGATATGGTGTGAAAGGATTAATCCATAATCGCAGTAGGTTAAAAGAACATGCTGGCTCTTCTGCAGGCTCAAAGAGACTACCTGTCTTTCCTGACCGGATTAGGTTGCTTATTCGTCTTTCTTCTCGGCTTGACGTTGAGGCGCCATCCCCAATTCCCCCGCTCTTTTATCTGGCTGGGTTTTTTTGCTCTCTGTCAGTGTTGCTTCGAGTGGTTTTCGCTCATTATGCCGGTGCTGGGGGGACCGGTCCTGAGCGAACGATTGAAGTTGCTGCAACTATTGGCGAATGTCGTCTTTCTCACCGAGTTTGGGGTCTCCATTATCCTGCCCCTGAAATGGCGAGTTTGGGGGCGAGCCCTGGCAGGACTTTATCTAGTGGGGCTGATTGCCAGTGCTTGGGTCGGGCTTTCCCAGGTCTGGCTTCCGGCTGCCGTTATCGCCAGGTTGGCCACCTCAATTTGGACTATCGTGGCTCTTTGGCAGGTAGCTATCTCTACCAAGTCCGGTATCCTGCATGGTGCGGCTCTGTCATTAGCGGGGTTGCTTTTGAGCCAAGCTCTACCGTTGTATCCTGGAATCGTTCCCTGGCAGAACTGGGAGCAATATTTTATGGCTGCGCCGGACATAATCCAGATGTCGGTCCTGCGGAGTCTATTTAGTCTGTGTCTGGCGCTAACATTATGGATTTACTACCAGAACCAGCTTTGGCAGCGGACGGCAGAGGTGGCAGCACTTTGGAGATGGCCGCTGTACGGCTCGTTTGCTTTGGTTCTGGTCATCTTTTTGACCCTCGGTATAGGAGGTCTGGCCACGGGCTGGTATGGCCGGTATCTGGACGCAGATATGCGTCAGATATTAATTACCAGAGTCCGAACACTGGCTTCGGCACTCAACCCCGAGGCTATCAAGCAACTTCAGGGCAATGAGGCTGATCTGGGAACCGAGGTCTATGAAAACTTGAAGAAGAAGTTAATATCGATCCGTCAGGCCAACGGCGATTGCCGGTTTGTCTATCTCATGGTCTGGCGGTCGCCCTATCCGGTTTTGCTGGTAGACAGTGAGGATGTTAGCAGCGCTAATTATTCACCCCCCGGCCAGATTTACTATGAAGCTAGTGCCGAACTGAAGACCTTGCTCCAACAAGGGCAGGCTTTCGTAAAAGGTCCTAACTCTGATCGCTGGGGTACCTGGATTTCCGGTTTTGAGTTTATTAGGGTGGCGAGCACCGGTCAGAATCTGGCTGTAGTCGGAATGGATGTAGATGCCAAGGATTGGCAGAAGAAGATTCGCCTGCACCGCCTCCTGCCACTTAGCCTGACCCTGCTCATTACCCTTCTCCTCACCGGTTTATACATTTTTCAACAGCGGTTATTTGATGCCGGACGCCACCTTTCGGAGTCCGAGGAACGCTACCGCACCCTGGTGGAAGGTTCACCTGATATTATCTGTCTCTTAGACCAGAAATGGCGCTTCTTGGCTATTAACCGTGTCGGTCTGGACCGATTAGGCGTCCAGGAAGGGAGTATCCCCGACCAATCTTTCTGTGAACTCTGGCCTCGTGAAATGCAATCCATCCTGACGGCGGCCAAACAGCAGGTGGAGCAGGGGCGTCCGGCGGCTTTTGAAGGAGAAATGTCTCTAAGGGGAGAGCCAACCTCGGTCTGGCAGGTGGTGCTAAACCCCATTAAAGGTAAAAATAAAGGGGGGCTGCGATATGTTGGTATCATGACCGAGATTACTGAGAAGAAGAAGTTGGAAGAAGAGCAGGCTCGGGCTGATAAACTGGAATCTTTAGGTTTCCTGGCCGGCGGCATTGCCCATGACTTCAACAATATTCTGGCGGTCATCCGGGGGAATGCCGGGTTGGCCCTCCTAAGCCTGCCAGCCGGCAGCCGGGAACTGAATAACCTCATCGTTATCGAGGGGGCCTGTCTCAAAGCCCAATCCCTGGCCCAGCAATTGCTCACTTTCGCTCAGGGCGGGGTGCCGGTAAAAAAATTATCGGATCTGAAAGAGCTGATTCAAGAAACCTTCATTTTTGCTACCCGGGGTTCCCCGGTCCGGTGTGAATTCAATCTGGCCACGGACCTCTGGGCTGCCGAGATCGATGCCGGGCAGATCAGTCAGGTCTTTCACAATCTTGCCATCAATGCCGTTCAAGCCATGCCTACCGGAGGTGCAATTCGGGTGCAGGCCGAAAATGCCGTCCTACAAACCAGCTCAGGCTTTTCCCTGCCGCCTGGGGAATACGTGAAGATAACAGTAACCGATCAGGGCGTTGGCATTCTTCCCAAATATCTGGCAAAAGTCTTTGACCCGTATTTCACCACCAAACAGGTAGGCAGCGGGTTGGGATTAACCACCGTTTTTTCTATTGTCAAAAAGCACGGCGGCGATATTTCCGTACAGTCTACCTTGGGGGAGGGAACCGTCTTTGTCATCCATCTGCCAGCCTCCTTGAAAAAAGTATCATCGGTCATCCCCGAACGGAAACAGGTAGCCTTTGGGCATGGGCGCATTCTCGTTATGGACGATCAGACCGATGTCCGGGAGACCTTGGGAAAGATGCTGCAGCGTTTGGGTTATGAAGTCGATTTTGCCGAAGATGGCCAGGAGGCTTTTGAGCGCTATACTGCAGCCCACAAAGAGGGGCGGGGCTTCGATGCGGTTATTCTGGACCTGACAGTTCCCGGAGGTATGGGAGGAAAAGAGGCTCAGGCGAAGATCAAGGCCATCGATCCACAGGCGCGGGTCATCGTTACCAGCGGTTATGCTGACGATCCTATTCTGTCTGATTATCAGAACTATGGCTTTTGTGAGGCTATCGCCAAGCCGGTGGACATAGTGGAACTCAGTCGCGTTATAATAAGGGCCGGGAAGAAGAAATAGGGAAGCGGGGGAGAGACAAGCACTTCATACCGCATCTCGGCTTTTTGGGCATACCCCGCATCTACTGCAGATATCGGGTTGGCAGGGTGGAGTCTCCCGCGCGGCCAGGGCGTTTTGGTATTCTTCCCAGAGATACTCCTTATGGATGCCATGATCGATAAAATCCCAGGGGAAGACCTCATCCTGGCGGCGCTCCCGCAAAACAAAAAAATCCGGGTTTAAAGAACTCTGGCGGCAGGCTGTAGTCCAATCCCCGCCAGCGCGATGGGCCGTCAGGAGTAATGTTCCCACACGGCGGTCGCCTCGGGCCAGGAGTGCCTGAATATAAGCCCACTTGGGCAGGTCGGCATGCACCCGCACCTCCCGCTCCCCGCGCAGCCCGCGCTTCACCATCCTGATGCGGTCTTTGAGTTCGGCCACCCCGGCAAAGGCCGACCACTGGAAAGGGGTGAAGGGTTTGGGCACGAAAGAGTTCAGGCTGAGGGTGATGCCGGCCAACCGGGAGCGCCCTTGGCTGTGCTTGACTACTGCGTGTTGCAGCCGTTTAGTCAGGTGGGGAATGTCCGCTATATCTTGCCTGGTCTCGGTGGGTAGCCCCGCCATAAAATAGAGGCGCAGATGCGACAGGCCAGCGGCATGCAGATTGATCACCGCCTGTTCC is a window from the Desulfobacca acetoxidans DSM 11109 genome containing:
- a CDS encoding adenosylcobinamide amidohydrolase, with amino-acid sequence MRMVRNGKRLPGKKFYHKGLSNLSVSLILLSAVLFHTASANAALNLTDAWNRPLTITQPPQRIVSLVPGVTEMLLALGLGERLQGVTIYDHVPPQTGKPAVVGGFFSPNLQAIEQCRPDCIFVADLQKEVQQRFKDSGIPVINLSARAVQDIFAHLRLLGALFQQESKAEELCRHLQAQLDLIGKKTAQIPPVKKLRVVRLMSNREMLTPGDDSFQNDFIRLAGGIPPTWGKKGPVVPVTLSEWQQFNPQAIFACGHDWKRFHQLVQQPGWQEVEGVRQGRLLTFPCELTCRASVRTADFISWLATSLYPEELSDVRKVVLKQEILARKPLHLDLPYVRQTEVVTSRILDFEHKSLVIDFTTPVQVISTLEGPRSGILTAGNHYTPPPCWPISHYLGLEKDRRLVYNVLKKTEGKTSFLFTGADMGNLSVQKADFKDLKLYALVTAGVESNALRLSQDEGRYYEPGTINIIVLSNYRLSPRAMSRALIAVTEAKTAALQDLDIRSTEQPLTYQATGTGTDNSIVVGGQGKTLDNAGGHSKLGELIGRAVYQGVREAVGKQNGLGARRPIWQRLQERRLDIYDVITASLPPQARPQILQAWEAVILQPRYAGFLEAALSLSDAWEQGQVQDLEAFKVWCESISQELAGRPLKQEEEKALSTELPLPLKMAGQAIISGLAVKYPATTKQ
- a CDS encoding hybrid sensor histidine kinase/response regulator — encoded protein: MLALLQAQRDYLSFLTGLGCLFVFLLGLTLRRHPQFPRSFIWLGFFALCQCCFEWFSLIMPVLGGPVLSERLKLLQLLANVVFLTEFGVSIILPLKWRVWGRALAGLYLVGLIASAWVGLSQVWLPAAVIARLATSIWTIVALWQVAISTKSGILHGAALSLAGLLLSQALPLYPGIVPWQNWEQYFMAAPDIIQMSVLRSLFSLCLALTLWIYYQNQLWQRTAEVAALWRWPLYGSFALVLVIFLTLGIGGLATGWYGRYLDADMRQILITRVRTLASALNPEAIKQLQGNEADLGTEVYENLKKKLISIRQANGDCRFVYLMVWRSPYPVLLVDSEDVSSANYSPPGQIYYEASAELKTLLQQGQAFVKGPNSDRWGTWISGFEFIRVASTGQNLAVVGMDVDAKDWQKKIRLHRLLPLSLTLLITLLLTGLYIFQQRLFDAGRHLSESEERYRTLVEGSPDIICLLDQKWRFLAINRVGLDRLGVQEGSIPDQSFCELWPREMQSILTAAKQQVEQGRPAAFEGEMSLRGEPTSVWQVVLNPIKGKNKGGLRYVGIMTEITEKKKLEEEQARADKLESLGFLAGGIAHDFNNILAVIRGNAGLALLSLPAGSRELNNLIVIEGACLKAQSLAQQLLTFAQGGVPVKKLSDLKELIQETFIFATRGSPVRCEFNLATDLWAAEIDAGQISQVFHNLAINAVQAMPTGGAIRVQAENAVLQTSSGFSLPPGEYVKITVTDQGVGILPKYLAKVFDPYFTTKQVGSGLGLTTVFSIVKKHGGDISVQSTLGEGTVFVIHLPASLKKVSSVIPERKQVAFGHGRILVMDDQTDVRETLGKMLQRLGYEVDFAEDGQEAFERYTAAHKEGRGFDAVILDLTVPGGMGGKEAQAKIKAIDPQARVIVTSGYADDPILSDYQNYGFCEAIAKPVDIVELSRVIIRAGKKK
- a CDS encoding TonB-dependent receptor plug domain-containing protein, whose amino-acid sequence is MKRILFLLICLVLHPGIGLAQETASSEGVNPEETTNVAALGQSTSTSEDVQKVDEIIITATGTEEQLKKTSVSSTVITAPEIEKRQVTRVEEMLRSVPGVVVNQTGSQGGNTSLFMRGGNSNMSQVLLNGIRLNNAGGTYDWANLTVDNVERIEVVRGPMSSLYGADAMTGVTNLITKKGVGPPTFTYSGAWGAHSEKGQFISENRFSLMGSAKDRFGYSIGFSRIDDQGILPINNRFGSNVLNGRFDLDPTEKLSFTFSTLFIDTYFGYPTEYGDRVDPAPDPNQNQTRTDLLFGLTTKYSPYSWWENELTLSTYHRDWSYDDAFDPVDIFGGSVFHPIEDRSSLDYRSNLRFNFSDRIGTTTTIGLAAFTERLKQSYESFGVWPYSSETRAHRRSVDFYFQEQISFWERLFLTAGMRLEDNTAFDGTEFSPRASAAFRITETDTTLRAAGGRAIKAPTFSEQYYQSTTAVGNPNLKPEKNTSWEVGVDQYALNDRLKFGLTYFENHFTDLIAYITRAWPATSFYGNISDARVRGLETSLTAKPLPYLTLSASYTYLLSQVLSTGGEDLGLNYEVGKPLVRRPKHTVSFTINYDHKPFNVNLNGLYVGKRDDFYYITDPFFVTHTGRVFNPSYLLFNLAATYDIAENLRYAKKMQLQARIGNLFDQNYQETYNYSSPGFNFVTGLRFVF